The genomic window TGCGAAACTGGACTGTAAAATCTTGCACGTCTGGCTTTGATTTACTACATCACATTCAGTAACTTCATATTTTGGGTTTGGAAGTTTTTGGCAGAGTTTTTGCCCAGAgcttttgttaaatatttaaattaatttcattcttgaaattttttttcttttttttttttttttttaaagaacattgttttaaatttataaatgcATAAACTCGAATACATTGCAGACAAATTTTTATTGGTCAGGTTTTATGATTCATTCCTGTAAAACTTTATGATCTTCCTGgctttagttttatttttggtttagCAGGCAAGGGTGAAGTGGGGGGAACAGGAAGAGGCATTCTTTGTATATTTAAAGGATAGCTAGTTTAATTTAGCCTCTTTCCAGGCTTGCAAATGTGTACCATGGATTCTTCTGTCTGAAATTAACATCTGTGTGCTTCATTTAGGAAATCTGAAAGAGGAACCCTGCACATGAAGAAATGACGTGTAATGGCCCAGGTAACTCTGAGCCTCACGCCACTCCAGGCACTGACTATGACCAGGACTGGGCCCAAGAACACCACCGACTAGGAAGCTTTGCTGAATTTCCACTTGATTGTCTGGTTTCAGCATCAGCTCTGGCACAAGCTGGCTTTGTTTATACAGGCGAAGGCTGTAAAGTGAAGTGCTTCAGTTGCCACGTGACTATCGAAGGATGGCAGCCTGGGGATTCTGCAGTTGAGAGACACAAAAACCTTTCCCCAAACTGCAAATTTATTACAGAGTCTACTTTTTTGGAGAATGATCTGCGTCCTCTTGCCCAGAACTACCAGCATAGAGCTGAAAATGGCAGCAGCAATTCGGTGCTCTTGCCTGCTCTGGATGACTCGCCTGAACTGGAGGCAGACTACCTGTTGAGAACTAGGCAGGTTGTGGATATGTCGGATATTTTGTATCCTAAAAACCCTGCTATGTGCAGTGAAGAGGCAAGGTTGAAGTCTTTTCACAACTGGCCCTCCTATGGCCTGTTGGCACCAAAGGAATTGGCTAGTGCTGGACTCTATTACACAGGTGTTGGTGATCAAGTAGcatgtttttgttgtggtggaaaactgaaaaactgggAACCTAGTGACAGAGCATGGTCAGAACACAAGAGGCATTATCCCAGATGCTATTTTGTTCTGGGCCGGGATGTTGGAAATGTTCCAAGTGAATCTATTCCTGCTGAGCTGGGAAGAAATGGTCTAAATGATGAACAGCATCCGAGGAATCCATCCATGGCAGAATATGAAAGACGGATACAAACCTTTTTAAATTGGATATACCCTGTTAACAAAGAACAACTTGCTGAAGCTGGGTTCTATAGCATAGGTAAGACAGACCTTAAAATGGCTAATATCTcttacaaatgcatttt from Aythya fuligula isolate bAytFul2 chromosome 13, bAytFul2.pri, whole genome shotgun sequence includes these protein-coding regions:
- the XIAP gene encoding E3 ubiquitin-protein ligase XIAP, which encodes MTCNGPGNSEPHATPGTDYDQDWAQEHHRLGSFAEFPLDCLVSASALAQAGFVYTGEGCKVKCFSCHVTIEGWQPGDSAVERHKNLSPNCKFITESTFLENDLRPLAQNYQHRAENGSSNSVLLPALDDSPELEADYLLRTRQVVDMSDILYPKNPAMCSEEARLKSFHNWPSYGLLAPKELASAGLYYTGVGDQVACFCCGGKLKNWEPSDRAWSEHKRHYPRCYFVLGRDVGNVPSESIPAELGRNGLNDEQHPRNPSMAEYERRIQTFLNWIYPVNKEQLAEAGFYSIGNGDHVVCFHCGGGLQEWKENEDPWDQHAKWFPGCRFVREEKGLEFINNVHLGGGCRDSTIEAAEVTVLPKDDHLQNHLVQNAIHMGFSLSEIKSIMQKKLQMSGASYTSVEDLVADLISAQKENLKEEIPNENPLDQDLSMEEKLRRLQEEKLCKICMAKDISVVLIPCGHLVACKECAEAVNVCPLCCTNILKRQKIFMY